The proteins below are encoded in one region of Aquisphaera giovannonii:
- the uvrA gene encoding excinuclease ABC subunit UvrA, with product MADTASAAPSRRVIRLRQVRTHNLEGIDLDLPTGALIVVTGVSGAGKSSLAFDTLYAEGQRRYVETFSAYARQFLEPLEKPDAERIESIPPAVAVAGRETLPSPRSTVGTIAEVHEHLALLFARVGSIACMRCGRLVAPATPGSVADAIDELAEGTRYEIAFPVEVLPSTDPAALARSLVEDGLTRARAAGRLIDLASESPPVPAEGGATFVLDVLVDRLQRGKEAPGRRLDSIETAFTRGLGRCRILVSEGESTRSLTFVRGWRCASCGTDHIEPRPQLFRYTSSLGACRRCEGLGEVTDLDLGRAVPDPRKSLRGGAIAAWSGPSHRGHLEQLIAAAPRLGLPLDAPFEDLSLAQIDIVLDGDIAAGYPGLRAFFGRLEKGSWKSSVRSFLGRYLTRRPCPECHGARLRPEALAVKVEGLSIADVSALSVRDARARLEGWSALETNEVARRILAQVRERLAYLGEIGLDYLSLDRPARSLSGGELRRVTMTRTLGTGLVNTLYVLDEPTIGLHPHEVRRLLAVLERLRDAGNTLVAVEHEHSVIRAADHVIDLGPGAGEAGGRLLYEGPLGPFRTVEGSLTSDFLFGRKRVEIPPKRRSPSASKGFLRLGGARGHNLRDLSVAFPLGVLCVVTGVSGAGKSTLVERTLYPALREKVHRELLPVEPHGGLTIESPRPPEEAVFLDQSPIGRSGRSNPVTYLKAFDEIRRTFAATHEAKLRNYGAGMFSFNVEGGRCSTCKGDGYLTIDMQFLPDVLMRCPDCRGTRYRPEVLEITYRGRNIAEVLDLTAREAFVFFRHRRKIQARLRSLLDIGLDYLKLGQPAATLSGGEAQRLKLAAFLGGSKAALNRAGNIAPTVFLLDEPTAGLHPFDMLRLIDALNALVDLGHSVIVIEHSPELMACADWIIDLGPAGGDEGGRIVAEGTPEDVSRSGTLTGEVLARTLRPDG from the coding sequence TTGGCGGACACCGCGTCAGCAGCCCCCTCACGCCGGGTCATCCGCCTCCGCCAGGTGCGGACCCACAACCTCGAGGGCATCGACCTCGACCTGCCCACCGGGGCGCTCATCGTCGTCACGGGCGTGAGCGGGGCGGGCAAAAGTTCGCTCGCCTTCGACACGCTCTATGCCGAGGGGCAGAGGAGGTACGTGGAGACCTTCTCGGCTTACGCGAGGCAGTTCCTGGAGCCGCTCGAGAAGCCGGACGCGGAACGGATCGAGAGCATCCCCCCGGCGGTGGCCGTGGCCGGCCGCGAGACGCTCCCCTCGCCCCGCAGCACGGTCGGGACCATCGCCGAGGTCCACGAGCACCTCGCGCTCCTGTTCGCGCGCGTCGGCTCCATCGCCTGCATGCGATGCGGCCGGCTCGTCGCCCCCGCGACGCCAGGGAGCGTCGCAGACGCGATCGACGAGCTGGCCGAGGGGACCCGCTACGAGATCGCCTTCCCGGTCGAGGTGCTCCCGAGCACCGATCCCGCCGCCCTGGCCCGGTCGCTCGTCGAGGACGGCCTGACCCGCGCCCGGGCTGCCGGCCGGCTCATCGACCTGGCGTCCGAATCGCCGCCGGTGCCCGCGGAGGGCGGCGCCACATTCGTCCTGGACGTGCTCGTGGACCGGCTCCAGCGCGGGAAGGAAGCCCCGGGGCGTCGTCTCGACTCCATCGAGACAGCCTTCACGCGCGGCCTCGGCCGCTGCCGGATCCTGGTGAGCGAGGGCGAGTCCACGAGGTCCCTCACCTTCGTCCGGGGCTGGCGATGCGCGTCCTGCGGGACGGACCACATCGAGCCCCGACCGCAACTCTTCCGCTACACCAGCTCCCTGGGGGCCTGCCGCCGGTGCGAGGGTCTCGGCGAGGTGACCGACCTCGACCTGGGGCGGGCCGTCCCGGATCCCCGGAAGAGCCTCCGCGGAGGGGCCATCGCCGCGTGGAGCGGCCCGTCGCATCGTGGCCATCTGGAGCAGCTGATCGCCGCGGCACCACGGCTCGGCCTGCCGCTGGACGCGCCCTTCGAGGACCTCTCGCTCGCCCAGATCGACATCGTCCTCGACGGCGACATCGCGGCCGGGTACCCCGGACTTCGGGCCTTCTTCGGCAGGCTGGAGAAGGGCTCCTGGAAGTCGTCGGTCCGGTCCTTCCTCGGCCGATACCTGACCCGCCGCCCCTGCCCGGAATGCCATGGAGCGAGGCTCCGGCCCGAGGCCCTGGCGGTGAAGGTGGAGGGCCTGAGCATCGCCGACGTGTCCGCGCTCTCGGTCCGCGACGCGAGGGCACGGCTCGAGGGGTGGAGTGCTCTCGAAACCAACGAGGTCGCCCGGCGGATCCTGGCCCAGGTCCGTGAACGGCTGGCATACCTCGGGGAGATCGGCCTGGATTACCTCTCGCTCGACCGCCCGGCGCGTTCGCTCTCCGGCGGAGAGCTGCGCAGGGTGACGATGACCCGGACGCTCGGGACCGGGCTCGTCAACACGCTCTACGTGCTGGACGAGCCGACGATCGGACTGCATCCGCACGAGGTCCGCCGGCTGCTCGCCGTGCTCGAGCGGCTCCGGGACGCCGGGAACACCCTCGTGGCCGTCGAGCACGAGCACTCGGTGATCCGCGCGGCCGACCACGTGATCGACCTCGGGCCCGGCGCGGGCGAGGCCGGCGGCCGGCTCCTGTATGAGGGGCCCCTCGGCCCGTTCCGAACGGTGGAGGGGTCGCTGACGAGCGACTTCCTGTTCGGCCGCAAGCGCGTGGAGATCCCACCGAAGCGACGGAGTCCGTCGGCCTCCAAGGGGTTCCTAAGGCTGGGCGGCGCCCGCGGGCACAACCTGCGGGACCTTTCCGTGGCCTTCCCGCTCGGCGTCCTGTGTGTGGTGACCGGCGTCAGCGGCGCGGGCAAGAGCACGCTCGTCGAACGGACGCTCTACCCGGCGCTCCGCGAGAAGGTCCACCGTGAGCTGCTCCCGGTCGAGCCGCACGGCGGGCTGACGATCGAGTCGCCCCGGCCGCCGGAGGAGGCCGTCTTCCTGGATCAGTCCCCGATCGGCCGCTCGGGCCGGTCCAACCCGGTGACGTATCTGAAGGCGTTCGACGAGATCCGCCGGACGTTCGCCGCGACCCACGAGGCGAAGCTCCGGAACTACGGCGCCGGGATGTTCAGCTTCAACGTCGAGGGCGGCCGCTGTAGCACCTGCAAGGGGGACGGCTACCTTACGATCGACATGCAGTTCCTGCCCGACGTCCTGATGCGCTGCCCGGACTGCCGCGGCACCCGGTATCGTCCCGAGGTGCTGGAGATCACCTACCGCGGCCGGAACATCGCCGAGGTGCTGGACCTGACCGCCCGCGAGGCCTTCGTGTTCTTCCGGCACCGCAGGAAGATCCAGGCCCGGCTGCGGTCCCTGCTGGACATCGGGCTGGACTACCTGAAGCTCGGCCAGCCCGCCGCGACGCTCTCCGGCGGCGAGGCCCAGCGGCTGAAGCTCGCGGCCTTCCTCGGCGGCTCCAAGGCCGCGCTCAACCGGGCCGGGAACATCGCCCCGACGGTCTTCCTCCTCGACGAGCCGACGGCGGGCCTGCACCCGTTCGACATGCTCCGGCTCATCGACGCGCTGAATGCCCTGGTGGACCTGGGCCATTCCGTCATCGTCATCGAGCACAGCCCGGAGCTGATGGCGTGCGCCGACTGGATCATCGACCTCGGCCCGGCCGGCGGCGATGAGGGGGGCCGCATCGTCGCCGAGGGGACGCCGGAGGACGTGAGCCGGTCCGGCACGCTCACGGGGGAGGTGCTCGCCCGGACGCTCCGGCCCGACGGATGA
- a CDS encoding S1C family serine protease, which yields MGWLRGIAAIFLLVSVPGIAEAAYETLVLKDGQRITGEVVAEKQNALYVDLGYDLLRIPRDQVVRRTKAGEGELPAATPSQGVEPDASGLFSTGVLRATPMKELVARFGEAVISIETPSGKGSGFIINKDGYAITNAHVIQGETRISAILYQNTTGGLSRRRIEDVEIVAVNAFFDLALIKVPLPPDLKLNYLVLGNGDDVNTGDSVFAVGNPLGLERSVTQGIVSSRSRNLQGQLYLQTDTAINPGNSGGPLFNARGEVIGVTSRGARADMADNLGFAIPISYVKDFLRHREAFSFDKTNPNSGYRYLDPPRRQRAEAPKGLARPREASPARSASPAAAASPAGGQSGGR from the coding sequence ATGGGCTGGTTGAGAGGGATCGCGGCGATCTTTTTGCTGGTATCGGTGCCGGGCATCGCGGAAGCGGCCTACGAGACGCTGGTCCTGAAAGACGGGCAGCGCATCACCGGCGAGGTGGTGGCGGAGAAGCAGAACGCCCTGTACGTCGACCTGGGCTACGACCTGCTGCGGATCCCCCGCGACCAGGTGGTCCGCCGGACCAAGGCGGGCGAGGGGGAGCTCCCGGCGGCCACGCCCTCCCAGGGGGTCGAGCCCGATGCGTCGGGGCTCTTCTCGACGGGCGTGCTCCGGGCCACGCCCATGAAGGAGCTCGTCGCCCGCTTCGGCGAGGCGGTCATCTCGATCGAGACCCCGTCGGGGAAGGGTTCGGGCTTCATCATCAACAAGGACGGCTATGCCATCACGAATGCGCACGTGATCCAGGGGGAGACCCGGATCTCGGCCATCCTCTACCAGAACACGACGGGCGGGCTGAGCCGCCGCCGGATCGAGGACGTGGAGATCGTCGCGGTCAACGCCTTCTTCGACCTCGCCCTCATCAAGGTGCCGCTGCCGCCGGACCTGAAACTGAATTACCTGGTCCTGGGTAATGGGGACGACGTGAACACGGGGGATTCCGTCTTCGCGGTCGGCAATCCGCTGGGCCTGGAACGCTCGGTGACGCAGGGCATCGTCAGCAGCCGGAGCCGCAATCTCCAGGGCCAGCTCTATCTCCAGACGGACACGGCCATCAACCCCGGGAACTCCGGCGGCCCCCTGTTCAACGCGCGGGGCGAGGTCATCGGCGTGACCAGCCGGGGGGCCCGGGCCGACATGGCGGACAACCTGGGCTTCGCGATCCCCATCTCCTACGTGAAGGACTTCCTCCGCCACCGAGAGGCCTTCTCCTTCGACAAGACCAACCCCAACAGCGGCTATCGCTACCTCGACCCGCCGCGCAGGCAGCGTGCGGAGGCCCCCAAGGGCCTGGCCCGTCCCCGAGAGGCTTCGCCGGCCCGATCGGCCTCCCCGGCCGCGGCGGCCTCGCCGGCCGGGGGGCAGAGCGGCGGCCGCTAG
- a CDS encoding toxin-antitoxin system HicB family antitoxin encodes MPESVVHFQIRMPPQQHEKLASWAKEEKLSLNLLVVSILEKAMEKHKEEPAAKPAASAQPK; translated from the coding sequence ATGCCCGAGTCCGTGGTCCACTTCCAGATCCGAATGCCTCCTCAGCAGCATGAGAAGCTGGCGTCCTGGGCGAAGGAGGAGAAGCTTTCGCTGAACCTGCTGGTCGTCAGCATCCTCGAGAAGGCCATGGAGAAGCACAAGGAAGAGCCCGCCGCCAAGCCGGCCGCGTCGGCCCAGCCGAAATGA
- the queC gene encoding 7-cyano-7-deazaguanine synthase QueC, translating into MGRRERRANAGTPRGGVESIILSAPAAPGQARKARPAEPPGRLRREVHLDVEPERKAIVLLSGGLDSATALAEAKAAGFTPHALTISYGQRHAVEIRAARAVARSMAVARHVELEIDLRAFGGSALTSELEVPKDRPPGEMTAGIPITYVPARNTVFLSLALAWAESLGAFDIFVGVNCVDYSGYPDCRPEFLGAFEELARLATRAGVEGHDRFRVHAPLITLEKHDIIRRGIALGVDYGLTHSCYDPSPEGLACGRCDSCQIRLAAFRRLGLVDPARYVDGPVGA; encoded by the coding sequence ATGGGCCGGCGCGAACGACGCGCAAACGCCGGCACGCCGCGTGGCGGCGTTGAATCGATCATCCTATCCGCCCCGGCGGCCCCCGGGCAAGCCCGGAAAGCCCGCCCGGCAGAGCCCCCGGGCCGACTCAGACGCGAGGTACACCTGGACGTGGAACCGGAACGCAAGGCCATCGTCCTGCTGAGCGGGGGGCTGGACTCCGCCACGGCGCTCGCCGAGGCGAAGGCGGCGGGCTTCACCCCGCATGCGCTCACGATCTCGTACGGGCAGAGGCACGCCGTCGAGATCCGGGCCGCACGCGCGGTGGCCCGCTCGATGGCCGTCGCCCGGCACGTGGAGTTGGAGATCGACCTGCGGGCCTTCGGCGGCAGCGCCCTGACCTCCGAGCTCGAGGTCCCCAAGGACCGTCCGCCCGGGGAGATGACGGCCGGCATCCCGATCACCTACGTGCCCGCGCGGAACACCGTATTCCTGTCGTTGGCGCTCGCCTGGGCCGAGTCCCTGGGCGCGTTCGACATCTTCGTCGGCGTGAACTGCGTGGACTACTCCGGCTATCCGGACTGCCGGCCGGAATTCCTGGGGGCGTTCGAGGAGCTCGCTCGCCTGGCGACGCGCGCGGGCGTCGAGGGGCATGACCGCTTCCGGGTGCACGCGCCCCTCATCACCCTGGAGAAACATGACATCATCCGCCGCGGTATCGCGCTGGGCGTGGATTATGGGCTGACGCATAGCTGCTACGACCCGAGCCCCGAGGGCCTGGCCTGCGGCCGTTGCGATTCCTGCCAGATCCGACTGGCGGCGTTCCGGCGGCTCGGGCTCGTCGATCCCGCACGCTACGTGGATGGCCCGGTGGGGGCGTGA
- the rpmA gene encoding 50S ribosomal protein L27 gives MAHKKGQGSSRNGRDSNPQMLGIKLFGGQLARPGAIICRQKGTKWRAGRNVGLGRDWTIFSLIEGKVTFDQDGRRINVLPIETPAPAKA, from the coding sequence ATGGCTCATAAGAAGGGTCAGGGTTCCAGCCGCAACGGCCGCGACTCGAACCCCCAGATGCTGGGGATCAAGCTCTTCGGCGGCCAGTTGGCCCGGCCGGGGGCGATCATCTGCCGCCAGAAGGGGACCAAGTGGCGGGCGGGGCGGAACGTCGGCCTCGGCCGGGACTGGACCATCTTCTCGCTGATCGAGGGCAAGGTGACGTTCGACCAGGACGGGCGCCGGATCAACGTGCTGCCCATCGAGACGCCCGCCCCCGCCAAGGCCTGA
- the obgE gene encoding GTPase ObgE, with product MFVDRVTLFVKGGDGGNGCLSFRHEKYAPRGGPNGGDGGNGGDVVLRASEGHTNLAHLSHQRHWKASRGEHGQGSNCFGKNGQEMVIEVPPGTIVRDRDRGNVIRDLKKAGESVVVARGGRGGHGNTFFKSSTNRAPRQHEHGFSGEERWITLELKVIADVGLIGLPNAGKSTLLSRISRAHPEIADYPFTTKYPNLGTVVVDDSAFVVADIPGLIEGAHAGLGLGHEFLRHVERSGVLVHLVEAIPTDGSDPVENYRMIRRELLEYSPSLAERPEIVVVTKLDLTDAQAARDRIARELGREVLSISAVTGKGIPVLLRAIQDGLRARAEQESPPAPPAIPAPPPSTPAPAEWPPADQPGLADEGRSSSILNSDTA from the coding sequence ATGTTCGTCGATCGAGTGACGCTCTTCGTGAAGGGCGGGGACGGGGGCAACGGATGCCTCAGCTTTCGTCACGAGAAATACGCCCCGCGCGGGGGGCCCAACGGGGGGGACGGCGGCAACGGCGGCGACGTCGTGCTGCGGGCCTCGGAGGGCCACACCAACCTCGCGCACCTCTCGCACCAGCGGCACTGGAAGGCGAGCCGGGGCGAGCACGGGCAGGGGTCGAACTGCTTCGGCAAGAATGGCCAGGAGATGGTCATCGAGGTCCCGCCGGGGACGATCGTCCGCGATCGCGACCGGGGCAACGTGATCCGGGACCTGAAGAAGGCCGGCGAGAGCGTCGTGGTCGCCCGGGGGGGCCGCGGCGGGCACGGCAACACGTTCTTCAAGTCCTCGACCAACCGCGCACCGCGACAGCACGAGCACGGCTTCTCCGGCGAGGAGCGGTGGATCACCCTGGAGCTGAAGGTGATCGCCGACGTCGGGCTGATCGGCCTGCCGAACGCCGGCAAGTCCACGCTCCTCTCGCGGATCTCGCGTGCCCACCCCGAGATCGCCGACTATCCGTTCACGACCAAGTACCCGAACCTCGGGACCGTCGTCGTGGACGACTCGGCCTTCGTCGTCGCCGACATCCCGGGCCTCATCGAGGGTGCCCACGCCGGCCTCGGCCTCGGCCACGAGTTCCTCCGCCACGTGGAGCGCTCGGGGGTGCTCGTGCACCTGGTGGAGGCGATCCCGACCGACGGCTCCGACCCCGTCGAGAACTATCGGATGATCCGCCGCGAGCTCCTCGAGTACAGCCCCTCGCTCGCGGAACGCCCCGAGATCGTGGTCGTCACCAAGCTGGACCTCACCGACGCCCAGGCGGCCCGCGACCGGATCGCCCGCGAGCTCGGGCGCGAGGTCCTGTCGATCTCCGCCGTGACGGGCAAGGGCATCCCGGTGCTCCTCCGGGCGATCCAGGACGGCCTCCGGGCCCGCGCGGAGCAGGAGTCGCCGCCGGCCCCGCCCGCGATCCCGGCCCCGCCGCCATCCACGCCCGCACCGGCGGAGTGGCCGCCCGCCGATCAGCCCGGCCTCGCCGACGAGGGCCGCTCCAGCTCGATCCTGAACAGCGACACGGCCTGA
- a CDS encoding GH39 family glycosyl hydrolase has protein sequence MRHPARPARSASAAWLVVPWLLAAGRAAGEAPPAMPPFPVGVVVDVQKPRGPLTPIWRFFGADEPNYATMKDGRKLISELGGLRPGAVYFRAHNLLTSGDGTPALKWGSTGAYREDERGGAVYDWSILDRIFATYLDHGVKPYVQIGFMPKDLSIKPEPYQHRWTPTARYDDIYTGWAYPPKDYAKWAELVYRWTRHCVEAYGKAEVESWYWETWNEANIGYWRGTPEEFRKLHDFAIDAVKRALPTARVGGPDSAGSGGKWTRDFLEHCLRGTNHATGKVGTPLDFVSFHAKGSPEVVDGHVRMGIATHLRTVQEGFRLVASFPELKAKPIIIGESDPEGCAACQGPRFGYRNGTMYSSYTAASFARKLDLAERVGVNLEGALTWAFEFEDQPYFAGFRALATRGIDLPVLNVFRMLSLMGGRRLAVESTHAIGLDDVLARGIRGEADVSALASIDGDRLAVLLWHYHDDDVPGPDAEVTLDLAGLPEGVPSALVHHFRVDADHGNAFEAWKPMGSPAAPTASQVTALERASTLDLVESPTRRTPSRGTLRLRLRLPRQAVSLFRIELERPSSARPG, from the coding sequence ATGAGACATCCCGCCCGCCCGGCCCGATCCGCGTCCGCCGCCTGGCTCGTCGTCCCGTGGCTCCTCGCCGCCGGGCGGGCGGCCGGCGAGGCCCCGCCCGCGATGCCTCCCTTCCCGGTCGGCGTCGTGGTGGACGTGCAGAAGCCCCGCGGGCCCTTGACACCGATCTGGCGGTTCTTCGGCGCCGACGAGCCGAACTACGCCACCATGAAGGACGGTCGGAAGCTGATCTCGGAGCTGGGGGGACTGCGGCCCGGGGCCGTCTACTTCCGGGCGCACAACCTGCTCACCTCCGGCGACGGGACACCCGCCCTCAAGTGGGGCTCGACCGGCGCCTATCGGGAGGACGAGCGGGGGGGCGCTGTCTATGACTGGTCCATCCTCGATCGCATCTTCGCCACGTATCTCGATCACGGGGTCAAGCCCTACGTCCAGATCGGCTTCATGCCGAAGGACCTCTCGATCAAGCCCGAGCCGTACCAGCACCGCTGGACCCCGACGGCCCGCTACGACGACATCTACACCGGCTGGGCGTATCCGCCGAAGGACTACGCCAAGTGGGCGGAGCTCGTCTATCGATGGACGCGGCACTGCGTCGAGGCCTACGGCAAGGCCGAGGTCGAGTCGTGGTACTGGGAGACCTGGAACGAGGCCAACATCGGCTATTGGCGGGGCACGCCCGAGGAGTTCCGCAAGCTGCACGACTTCGCGATCGACGCGGTGAAGCGGGCCCTCCCGACGGCGAGGGTCGGCGGGCCGGATTCGGCGGGGTCGGGGGGCAAGTGGACGCGGGACTTCCTGGAGCACTGCCTCCGCGGCACGAATCACGCGACGGGCAAGGTGGGCACGCCGCTCGACTTCGTATCCTTCCACGCCAAGGGCTCGCCGGAGGTCGTGGACGGCCACGTCCGCATGGGCATTGCCACGCACCTCCGCACCGTCCAGGAGGGCTTCCGGCTGGTCGCCTCGTTCCCCGAGCTGAAGGCCAAGCCGATCATCATCGGCGAGTCCGATCCCGAGGGCTGCGCCGCGTGCCAGGGGCCGCGATTCGGGTATCGCAACGGGACGATGTACTCGAGCTACACGGCCGCGAGCTTCGCGCGCAAGCTGGACCTGGCGGAGCGGGTCGGCGTGAACCTGGAGGGGGCCCTGACCTGGGCCTTCGAGTTCGAGGACCAGCCGTACTTCGCCGGCTTCCGGGCCCTGGCCACCCGGGGGATCGACCTCCCGGTGCTGAACGTCTTCCGGATGCTCAGCCTGATGGGCGGCCGGCGCCTCGCGGTGGAGAGCACGCACGCCATCGGCCTGGACGACGTCCTGGCCCGCGGGATCCGGGGCGAGGCCGACGTCTCGGCGCTGGCCTCGATCGACGGCGACAGGCTGGCCGTCCTGCTCTGGCACTACCACGACGACGACGTGCCGGGCCCGGACGCGGAGGTCACCCTGGACCTCGCCGGCCTGCCCGAGGGGGTACCGTCGGCCCTGGTCCACCATTTCCGCGTGGACGCGGACCACGGAAATGCCTTTGAGGCATGGAAGCCGATGGGCTCCCCGGCGGCACCGACGGCGTCGCAGGTCACCGCGCTGGAACGTGCGTCGACGCTGGACCTGGTCGAATCCCCCACGCGACGGACCCCGTCTCGAGGCACCCTGAGGCTCCGACTCCGCCTGCCGCGTCAGGCCGTGTCGCTGTTCAGGATCGAGCTGGAGCGGCCCTCGTCGGCGAGGCCGGGCTGA
- a CDS encoding type III pantothenate kinase, whose amino-acid sequence MLRIVADLGNSRMKWARLDSSGRATSSTALPPDDPPAWDALWQSWADAVGRGRDDGAGEEWAIASVNPPAAARMKAFLAARGVRRVAWYETASDVPLSMDVEDSNQGGADRALAVLAAASRKPAGRPGLVVSCGTAITIERIRADGTWLGGVIAPGLFLCARALHMLTAQLPLIHPDASAPSWGRGTVDSMEAGLFWGTVGAIKELLARQDFDPPGEPWVAWTGGDADRLAGAVSGPSALVLPDLVLEGMVAAAFGAQRAPGPRGGHGLAP is encoded by the coding sequence ATGCTCCGGATCGTCGCCGACCTGGGCAATTCGAGGATGAAGTGGGCCCGGCTGGATAGCTCGGGGCGGGCCACGAGCTCGACGGCGCTGCCGCCCGACGATCCCCCGGCCTGGGATGCGCTCTGGCAATCGTGGGCGGATGCCGTCGGCCGGGGGCGGGACGACGGCGCGGGCGAGGAGTGGGCGATCGCGTCCGTGAACCCGCCGGCCGCCGCGAGGATGAAGGCCTTCCTCGCCGCGCGCGGCGTCCGTCGGGTGGCCTGGTACGAGACCGCCTCGGACGTGCCGCTGTCGATGGACGTGGAGGACTCGAATCAAGGGGGAGCGGACCGGGCGCTCGCGGTGCTCGCCGCGGCCTCCCGGAAGCCGGCGGGCCGGCCGGGGCTGGTCGTCTCCTGCGGCACGGCGATCACGATCGAGCGGATCCGAGCGGACGGGACCTGGCTCGGCGGTGTGATCGCCCCGGGCCTCTTCCTCTGCGCCCGGGCGCTCCACATGCTGACCGCGCAGCTGCCCCTGATCCACCCCGACGCGTCCGCGCCATCCTGGGGGCGGGGCACGGTCGATTCCATGGAGGCGGGCCTCTTCTGGGGCACGGTGGGGGCGATCAAGGAGCTGCTGGCTCGCCAGGACTTCGACCCTCCCGGCGAACCCTGGGTCGCGTGGACGGGCGGCGACGCGGATCGCCTTGCGGGCGCCGTATCGGGCCCTTCCGCGCTCGTCCTGCCCGACCTTGTGCTCGAAGGCATGGTCGCGGCTGCGTTCGGCGCACAACGGGCCCCGGGGCCGCGGGGCGGGCATGGCCTCGCCCCTTGA